ATTTCAGCATCAGCAGGTTGATGGATGAGCGAGAGAATATGAGAGAGAAAATCGCTCAATATGAAGAATGGATTGCGGCGGCTCCTACCCGGGAAGCGGAATGGGCTGCTCTCACCAGAGATTATGAACAGCTCCATGAATATTACCAGAGGCTTGTCACTCAAAGCCTGCAGGCCGATTCCGCAGTTAGCCTCGAGAATCAGCTCCAGGGATCCCAATTCAGGATTATTGATTCCGCACATTTTCCTGAAAAACCGATTGAACCAGAGTTCATGTTAATTTTGATGGTATCTGTGGCTTTGGGCCTTGGTATCGGCGGCGGTTTATCATACAGTCTCGAATTTTTAGGCACATCCTTCAAAAACCCGGTCGATCTGGAAAAATTTCTCGATCTGCCTGTGGTCTGTGCCTTACCAAACGTGCTGACAAAAGGAGAACTCAGGAGAAGAAAGGCTGCCAGTGGGGTGAGAACGCTATTCCTTGCCTTTTTCGGAGTTACAGTATTGAGCGGCATTTTTTATTTCTGGCAACAGGGAATGATTATTTTATAGGAGCATAAAGTGGGTAAGGTCTCTAAAGCACTCAATAAGTCACAGCCCCAGTTTTCACCGGAGGCGCTTCCTGTCGACCACACAGACCAGGACAGGTATAATGATCAAAAATTTCCACATATGATCAGAGAGAACAAAGTAAATACTCTCAACCCTAACGCACCTGATCTTTCTCGAACAGTAGAGGATAAGATAAAAAACTGGGATGAACGACTTATCAGTTCGACACGTTATGTAACCGGAGTTGCCGAGGGTATCAGAAAGTTGAGAAGCAGGATACTGCATACTGACTCGAGTAGAAAAATAAAGAGCATTTTGATCCTCAGCAGTGATCCCCAGGAGGGAAAAACCTTTGTCTGCGCCAACCTCGGCATCAGCTTCGCCAGGAGCCGTGAACACCAGGTTCTCCTCGTTGACTGTGACTTGCGGCGTCCATCCCTTCACACCATGTTTGGGATTAACCGTGAAAAGGGTTTGGCGGACTATCTTGGTGGAAAAATAAATATTTCCGGTATCTCGGATCTTGAAGTTTCTACGGGACTTTCCAAACTCTCTATCATTCCGGCAGGATCACCTCAAGAAAACCCCGCGGAACTTCTTTCATCGACAAAAATGCCAGAAATAGTAGATGAACTCTCCAGCAGATACCATGATGGCCTTGTTATCCTGGATACCCCCCCTTTCCATAGTGCTGCTGAAACCCTGCTTTTATCGAAGCTGGTTGACAAAATTGTGCTGGTAGTCAGATGGGGTAAATCCGGTAGAGAAAATATCAAGAAAATGGTGGACACCATAGGCCGGGAAAAAATTATCGGCACTGTTTTTAATGCGTTTGAAGCGAACGTTCTCGATCGAAAAATGCAGGGTGTCGGATACGGCAACTATTATTCTGAATATTATTAAACGATGCCCTACATTCTTAAAAATTATTACTCCCCCCGGAAACTCTTCTTTTTTTTCGGCGAAGGAGTTCTTATTTTCTTATCTGTCAATTTCGTTCATCTTTTTTTTTCTCATTATGAACCTTTGCCCGGCTCTATATATCTATATGGATACCGCGCAATGGTATTAACCGCCGTCTTTATTCTCTCTTTCTATTTCTTTGATCTTTATGATCTTGGAGAAATCCTTTCTTTTCCGGATGTATTCTCACGTTTCATACAGGCCTTTGGTATCGGCTGTATTATACTTGCCTTTCTCTACTACTTTTTTCCTCGTGTTGTCATACCTTCCTTCATTTTCTGGCCCAGCTTAGCAGCAGTCTTCATAAGCGTCTGCCTCTGGCGCTATCTCTACAACCATATTTTAAACAAGAAGATGTTTGCCCAAACGGTGATAGTTATCGGCACTGGAAAGCTGGCTCAAGATATAGCCTATGAGCTGGAGAAAAGAAGGGATTCCGGCTTCAAAATCAGCCACTTTATCGGCTCTATCAATCCATCCTTTCCTCTGCCCCCGGGAATTCCAGTTACAGCCGAAGCCGACCAGCTCCCCTCGCTGTGCCAAAAATATGGTATTGAACGAGTGGTGGTAGCCATGGACGACAGGCGCGGCACCACACCGATTCAGCAGCTCATGGACTGCAAATTTATGGGATTCCCCGTTGAGTACGGGATTAATTTCTACGAGAAACTTACCGGTAAAATACTGGTGGAGAAAGTCAATCCCGATTGGATTATCTTTTCCAACGATTTCAAAAAAAGCAGATTTACTTTAACGAGCAAGCTGGTCTTTGAGATTATTCTTGCTTTTGCCGGCTTGCTGGTCGCCTCTCCAGTTCTCCTGTTCAGTGCTATTATCATCAAACTGGAATCACCCGGTCCGGTCTTTTACTCTCAGGAAAGAGTAGGTCTTCATGGCAGAATTTTCAAACTGATCAAGCTGCGATCCATGCGTAATGATGCTGAAAAAAATGGTCCTGTATGGGCTATGGAAAATGATACACGTGTGACCAGATTTGGTCAGTTCATCCGTAAGACCCGCATTGATGAGCTTCCCCAAATGTTTAATGTCCTCAAGGGTGATATGAGCTTTATCGGACCACGCCCGGAACGGCCTGTATTTGTCGAGAAACTGAACCGGTCGATACCATATTATTCCCTCAGGCACAATGTTAAGCCCGGTATCTCCGGCTGGGCCCAGATTTGCTATCCCTATGGCGCGTCCGAAAAAGATGCCCTGCGTAAACTCGAGTATGATCTATATTATATAAAATACATGTCAATGCAGATTGATTTTTGGGTGATATTCCAAACTATCAAGACAATGCTGTTTCAAAAAGGCTCCCGGTAAGCTTCGACGATTATTTCCTATTATGATAAAAAATTACCTCACTATCGATGTGGAGGATTACTTCCAGGTATCCGCCTTTGAAGAATGCGTCACTCACAAAGGATGGGAAAGCTATCCCTCACGTGTGGAAAACAACACGGAGCGGATTCTTTCCCTCCTGGAGAAGCATCAGGTCAAAGGCACATTTTTCATTTTAGGCTGGACAGCGGAAAAATTTCCTCAACTCGTAAAAAAAATCAGCAGCAAAGGACATGAAATCGCCTGCCACAGCTATTATCATCGACTAGTGTACAACCTTACACCGGAGGAATTTCGCCAGGACACGAGAAAGGCCAAAGATGTTTTGGAGCAGATCACCGGTAGGCCGGTTTTGGGTTATCGGGCACCAAGCTATTCAATCACCAAAAATTCACTCTGGGCTCTCCATATTCTAAGGGAACTTGGTTTTTACTACTCTTCCAGCGTCTTTCCAGTCTATCATGACCGTTACGGCATGCCGCATGCTCCCCGTTATCCGTTTCTGTGGAACCTTGACAGCACCACCCCTCAAATAGTTGATATGAAGGGAGAGACTGTCAGAGAAATATTGGATTATTTCGCCACCGAAGCGCTATCCGGTATAGTGAACAAAACCTCATCGCTGCTTCTTGAGATACCTATATCCACATCACTGGTATTCAAAAAAAATTTGCCTGTTTCCGGTGGCGGGTATTTCAGATTATTTCCCTACTGGTTTACCAGACGGGCTCTGCAGCAGATCAACAATAAGGAAAAAAAGCCTTTTATATTTTATCTTCACCCATGGGAGGTAGACCCGGAACAGCCTAGAATGGCAAATGCGACACCGCGTTCCCGTTTCAGGCACTACCTCAATCTCCATCGCACCTATGAAAGGCTGGAGAAGCTTCTGCACGATTTTTCCTTTACTTCAATTGATATCCAGAGGAATGGCTTGGAGAGCACTTCGAAAACGAAATCATCCAATGATGTTTCGCCAGCGGCGGCGAACACGATGTGCGCCAGCAGACAGGCACCACCGGAAATTCCACCTTTTCAGCTTTTTCGCAGAAGGTGAACAATATGTCTCGAAACAATAATATTTTCAGAACCATTGAGGAAATCCCCGTTGCAACTTTGCACCACCTTACCCAAAAGAACATCTTTTTCGGACATCAATCAGTTGGCGGCAACATTTGTCAGGGAATAGAGGACATTGTACGGAATAACTCCCGGGTCAATCTCAGGATTATAGAAACCAGGTCTGCGGCGGAACTTGCCCGCGGCGTCTTCGGCCACTTTAAAATCGGGAAGAATCAGCACCCTTTATCAAAAAATGAAGATTTCGCATCCATACTGAACAGCGGGCTTGGAGACAAAGCGGCCATAGCTTTCTTCAAGTACTGTTATATCGATATTACTGAGACCACTGAGGTTTCGTCTCTCTTTTCTTCCTACGTCAAAACCATGGCTTCATTGAAGGATCGCTATCCTTCTCTTCTCTTAGTTCATGTCACTGTTCCTTTGACTGTTGTCCAGAGGGGGCCCCGGGCCTGGATAAAAAGAGCGATAGGCCGAAAAGTCGGCGGCTATGATGCTAATATCCAGAGAAACAGATTTAATGAATTATTGCGAAACACCTACAGCGGGAGAGAGCCGCTTTTCGACCTCGCTTTGCTCGAAGCTACCCGGGCAGACGGCAGCCAGGCGGTTTTCAAAAAGAATGGTCGAGCCTTCCATACACTTTCACCAGAATACAGCAGTGATGGCAGACATCTGAACACCTATGGCAGCAGATTTATCGCAGAAAAGCTTTTGGTTTTTCTTGTTGAACTTGCAGCCCCACACCATCCAGGAGGCAACTAAAATGTTCAATCGCCGGAGTTTCCTGCAAAAAGCAGCTTTTCTCATGGCGTTCGCTCACATCCCTCTGCCAGCAAAAGCCAAAGCAGAAAAGCGGACACGTCCCCGTATCGTCAGAATTCATTCAGCAGAGGCTAGCCTGCCATGGGATTACCAGGCCAGCGCCCCATGGGACCATACCGTTGAGCCCGGAAATAAAGCAAAAGTGAATAGAGATCAATTCAGAAATGACCGCTATTATAACCATATCAACCAAAAGACCGTCACTACCATGCTCGACCAGGGCATCCGGCATCTGACCCGAACCACAAACCAGAGACAAGCCTGGCTGGCGCTTCTGCAGAACTACCAGAAAGGGGATACAGTCACGATCAAGATTAACCTCAACAATGCCAGTTATAAGGAAGACGTAACCACAAACCGCCTGGATCAGTCAGTACAGATGGTTAACGCCTTGCTTGATAGTCTGACATCCTCTCTTAAGATATCGCAAGGCAATATAACTGTCGCAGACCCGAGCAGGTGGATACATCCCAGGATTTTCAAAGACAGATGCTCATTTCCCGATATTCACTGGGTAGACAGCAGATCGGATAATTTATGGGACCCCGGAGAGATAATACGATTTTCAGAACACCAGCCGATCCGCCCTGCCAACAAGCCTCAGTTTCCTCAAGAAGCAGCCTTTCATGTTGCCCGGGTCTACACTGAGACTGATCACATTATCAATCTATGTTTACTGAAAAATCATGGCTGCGGCATTACAGGGGCCATGAAAAACCACTTCGGTGCCTTCCCGCCGCCCTTTGCTAAATATCTTCATGACGGCCTGGGAAGCAAGAGCTACATTGCCGATGTCTGCAACACTCCCAGCATCAAAAACAAAGTCCGCCTCAATATCTGTGAAGCTATATTCGGTAACTGGCACAACAATGTCTGGTGCCCCCGTCCCTGGAAAACATTTGCGGGCGGAACACCCAACTCGCTTTTCTTGGGCACAGATCCGGTGGCCTTTGATTCTGTTCTGCTGCAGCATATAATAGATGAAGTTGCTTTTCGCGGAGAAAGTGTGGAACAATGGGTCAGAGACGCCGTGCAGGACCACGGTTTTCTCGACATTGCCATGACCTCACTGCACCTTGGCGTTCACGAGCATGCGCCGTTCAATCGCATCGACTATCGCCAAATCGAGGCAGTGTAGAGAAAGAGGAGAGAGTTTGAAGATCATCCAGTGTAACCGCGCAAACGGAGCGGAGTGGGATTCGTTTCTCTACAGTCGACCCACGTCCTCATTCTATCATCTGTTCGGCTGGAAAAACATTATCGAATCCTGCCTGGGCCACAAAATTTATTATCTTGCCGCAGTCGAAGACGGTCGTTTTCACGGCGTTTTGCCCCTGGTCTACATCGACAGCCTGCTCTTCGGCAAGATTCTCTGTTCCATGCCTTTTTTGAATTTCGGGGGCATCTGTGCAGCCAATCCGGCCACCGAAAAGGCTTTGCTGGATGAAGCCAAACACCTGGTGGACCGCGAACGAATGGCCTATCTTGAGCTACGCAATATGGTGAAACTCAATGAGCCGCTGCCCACCTCAGAGAAAAAGGTTAGCATGACGCTCTCCCTGAACGACGATCCCGACGTCATCTGGAACGGCTTCAAGTCCAAGCAGCGCAACTCCATCAGACGGGCCTATAAAAACGGCCTGTCGGTAAAGAACGGGGGCATGGAGTTACTGGACGACTTTTACCTCATTCTTTCACAAAGCTGGCGCGCCCTGGGAACACCGATCTATCGGCGAGATTTTTTTGCAAGGATTATCTCGACATTTCCAGATGATACCAGGATTTTCGTTCTCTACCACGATGGTCATCCAATCGCCGCTGCCTTTAACGGCTATTTTCGGGACGTTGTCGAAGGAATGTGGCTGGGAATAGATTATCGTTTCCAATCCCTCCAGCCCAATTACATGCTCTACTGGGAAATGATAAAGCACGGTTGTAAGAACGGGTATCGACTGTTCCATCTGGGCCGGTCAAGCAGTGAATCCGGCGGCGAATTCTTTAAGAAAAAGTGGAACGCCGATACCAAGCAGCTCTACTGGCAGTACTATCTCGGTACCTCCAAGAATATACCAGAGTTGAATGTGCATAACCCCAAGTTCCAGCTGGCCATTCAACTATGGCGAAAGCTTCCATTGCTATTAACTAAAATTCTGGGACCACCAATTGCCAAAAATATACCATGAGAAAACTTGCTCCCTCCGGAACTCCTATATCGCAGCGTGATCTGTTTCTCTGGGCACGAAGTCTCTTCAGTCGGCAAACCACGCTTAATCGCCTGGCCGCGGAGATAAGTAAATCATTCGAAATTGATCAATGCTTTTTTTTCTCTACCGGTCGCGCTGCCATGGTTGTTTTACTCGAGTCTTTAACCGAGATGGCACCAACGACAAAAAGTACTGTCGTCATTCCCTCCTATACCTGCTATTCGGTTCCATCGTCGATCATCAAGGCGGGGTTGCAGATAAACGTCTGTGACATTGACGAAAAGACACTGGACTATGACTACGACAAACTCGAACAGATGGATTTTTCCCGGGTTTTGGCGGTAGTCTCCTCCAATCTCTACGGCATCCCTAATGATCTGGACCGCCTGGAAAGACTGAGCGAGGAGAAAGACCTCTTTTTGCTCGATGATGCCGCCCAATCCATGGGTGCCTTGTCTCAAACCAAGCGGCCGGCCGGCACCTACGGCATAGCCGGATTATACAGTCTCGACAAAGGGAAGGTGATCACTTCCATCAATGGCGGAATCATTGTTACCCGTTCGAGTAAACTTGGCGCCATTTTGCAACGTAAAACCCGGAAAATCCCACCTGCCCCCATCCCCTGGTGTCTGGTGGAGATTCTAAAAATGGCGATCTACTCCGGCTTTCTCTCACCACGGCGGTATTGGATTCCCGCCGCTCTACCTTTTGTCAAACTCGGAATCACTGAATACACCACTGATTATCCGGTGAGCGGCTATAATACTATGCTCGTCGGAATTGCTCTGAGCCTTTTTCGACAGTTGGAGGCTATCAATGACAAGAGCATCGCCAATGCCGCCTATTATCAAGAGAATCTACCTTCTTCGGAGCACCTTCGTCTTATCCAGCCGCCTCCAATGAGCAAACCCATATACCTACGGTATCCCCTGCGCATCACCGACAACATGCGGAGAAAAACGATACTTGCCCTTCTCGAAAAATCGGGACTCGGGGCCAGCGGATCCTACCCCGGCGCCATCGTCGACATTTATCAACTGCGGGACAGACTCGAAATTGACGGCAGGGATTTTCGGGGAGGAAGGAGGATTGCAGAACAAATCGTCACCCTTCCGACTCATGCCCTGGTGGAGAAACTGGATCAGGACAGAATACTCAACTGCATAGCCAAGGTTCTCGGATGAGAATACGTCATATAACGGCAATCAAAGAAATACCTTTTGGTAAGGATCAGTGGAACGAGCTGGTCTCACTGAGCGAAACCAATACTGTATTTCAAACTCATGAGTGGTTCATGAGCTGGTGGTTGACTTTTGGCAGCGACAATACCCTTTTCCTGCTCATTCTCTACGACAGGGAAAGAGTGGCGGGTATCGCCCCCATGATGCTTTCCAGGAAATGGAAAACCAGGGAGCTAAGGTTTGTCAGCGATATCAATGCCGATTATTGTGATTTTATAGTTTCCTCCTCAGAAAAAGAAGCCATGCTCAGCGCCGTTTTCGACTATCTCCAGAAGAACAATAATCTTTGGGATTCCATATACTTGATGAATATCCCGGAAACCTCGTCAACTGCGTCCCTCTTGCGGTCAATCTTCCTTCATCACCGCCTCCATGCCGTAGCTTCGCAGGTGGATTGCCCCGTACTCAAATTCGGCAAGGATTCGGCAGATTCTCGACTAAAACCTTCGCGAACCCTCAAGCGCCACCTCAACTATTTCAAAAAGAACGGTGATCTTCGCTTCATTATCTTCAAATCCCTGCCAATAGCCGAGAAATCGCTCGATATATTTTACACGCAACATAAGAGGCGCTGGAAAAATGCTGGCAAGCCCAGCCTTTTCAATGATGGCAGGTATACCCTCTTCTATAACGAGTTGGTCCGCAGGGCCTGGCCCTCGGGTTGGCTTTTCTTCTCCTGTCTTCAATTCAACGGCCAACCCATCTCCTTTCACTTCGGTTTTGATTACAGCAATAAAGTGATCTGGTACAAGCCGACATTCGATATAGGCTTTCGCAACCGCTCTCCCGGCCGGATTCTCCTGCAGTATCTCATTCAGTACTGTCAGGACCATAACAAGCTTGAGCTTGATTTTACAGTGGGTAACGAGCCGTTCAAGGAAGAGTACGCCACCGATGTGCGAAAAAACGTCAACTTCTGGATAACGAGGAGCAAGCTGATGCATAACCTGGTTGTTATTTTCTTAAAAGCGAAACAGTTGAAAAGGCGGTTGGCAAATCGATGAAAAGTCATGCAGAGGGTTTGCTTCGAGCACCGTTGGAGGAATGCTCAATGAAAGTAAGTGTCATTATCCCTACCTACAACAGAGCCCACTTTCTGGTCGATGCGGTGGAGTCGGTGCTGCGCCAGGAATACCCGGACCTGGAAATCATCATCGTCGACGACGGATCAACTGATACCACCAAAGCGCTGTTGGCCAGGCGTTATGGAAAAAAAATTCGTTATATATATCAGGAAAATAAAGGCTTTGCCGTGGCAAGAAACAAGGGAGTGGAGGTTGCGGCTGGTGAATATATCGCCTTTCTCGATTCCGACGATATCTGGAAAGAGCATAAGCTTGCTCTGCAGATTGGCATCATGGATCAATATCGTGACATTGGTTTCCTCTTTTCCGATTTCACCATCGTTAAGACATCGGGAAAAGAGATACACAGCGGCCTACAAACCTGGTTCAAAAAAGAGCAGAACTGGGAGAAAATACTTCCGCAGCAGCTCAGCTTTCCCTCTGATGGTGAAAAGGACGGGGGAGCTTCCGGTGGGTACAGGATTTCCTGCGGGAACCTCTACCACAGTCTGCTCTTCGCCCCGTATATCCTTCCCAGCACAGCGGTCGTCAGAAAATCGGCTATTCCGTCCGGCGTGGAACACACCGCAGGAGATCCTTTCTGCGCCGACTGGAATTTTTTCGCCCTGCTCTCACAATACCACTGCAAGGGCGCTCTTTTGCACCACGAAACGACATTAAACAGAAGTCACAACGACAAGGTCAGATCGACACTATCGACACCGCTTCTGGAAAAACTGCGATTTCGTCTGAAGGCGGTAGAAACGATATGGAAAAAGGACAACGATTTTGCACGGGAACATGGCGAGGATATACGGCGGGTCGAAAGCGATTTGCTGCTGGGGCTGGCCAAGCAGTCCTTTCGCCTCGACCGCGCAGCCGATGCCAGGCGCTACCTGAGTAAATGGAAGGAGCAAAAGGTTGCCAAGGACAGACTGACGGCGGTAATCCTTCACCTGCTTCTAAAGATTCCAGCCAGCAACAGAATGCTGAATTTGCTCCGTCAGGATACAAAAGAGGAAAATAATGATCGAAATCATCAGTGACCGGCAAACCTTTATCTCGCTGGGCAAACAGTGGAATCGGCTGGCAGAGCCATTCGAAACTCCACTGTTGGGTCATGAATGGTTTCTCAGCTCCATCAAGGCCTTCCATCAGGGCGACACTCTTCATGTGGTACTCATGCGGGAGGCTGAAGAGATCGTGGCGGCTGCCCCCTTGGTTCTTCTTCAGCGAAACGGAATCCCCAGGCTTGAGTTGATGGGAACCGCCCATCTTCACGAGCCCTGCGGATTGCTCTACCGGGATGAAGAGGCCCTGACAAAACTTGTCAATATCCTCATCGAGTTGAAATATCCTCTGGTTCTGGAACGAATTGACGAAGAAGATTTTGTTCTTTCGGTTTTCAAAAAGAATACAACTTCTAAAGGGCTTGTCTTTCACCGTCTTGTGGGGCCTTCACCCCTGATCAGCTGCGATACCTCCTGGGTCGATTTTTACTCATCCATCAGCTCGAGGCGGCGCTACGATCACCGTCGCGCCAGAAGAAGGGCGGAGAAAGTCGGAGAGCTCCGCTTCGAAATCTGCTATCCGACAAGGGAGAATTACTCACAGCTCCTGGACCAGGCCTTCCGCATTGAAGGTGCCGGCTGGAAAAAACGCCATGGCTCGGCGTTGCTGAGCGACCAGGGTCTGCGACAATTTTATCTGGAATACTGTGGATATGCAGCAGAAAAAAACATGCTCCGTCTCTTCTTCCTCTATATCAATGGACAAGCCGCGGCCATGCAGATTTGTTTGGACAACGCACAGAGACTATGGGTTCTGAAAATAGGCTACGACGAAGAATGGTCTTTCTGCTCTCCCGGAGTGCTGCTGATGAACTTTGTCATCGAGCATGCCTTTAAAAAGGAAAAGGATTACTTCGAGTTTCTCGGTTCATCGGAATCATGGCTTGAGGTCTGGGCCAACGGCAGGCGTGACTACCTGGCTCTGGCCTATTACCCTTTCAACCTGCCGGGATTTCTTGGATTCGGCAGTGATTTGCTCCGAGTTGGATCGAATCGATTGAAAAAAAGACTGCCGCAACGGCTGGTTTGTTCATGAAAACAAAAGAAAAAAAGACACTGATCATCCTTTTTCTCATATCTCTCGTCTTGGTGACGGCCATCGCCCTGCCCTATGCGGCCGTCGAGCAGATGGAACAGATCCTCCTGCACTTTCCCGGCTTCGACAAAATTGCCCATTTTCTCGAGCACGGCGCGATCGTTCTCATCATTTACTATTTGCTATGGAAAACATCTCTGTGTCCCTCCCATGGCAAGCGGCTGATTATTGGATTGCTTTTCTCCCTGAGCTTCTCTCTCATCGATGAATGGCTGCAGAGCGAGACTGTGGAACGATCGTTTGAACTAGCCGATATCGCCG
This Desulfopila inferna DNA region includes the following protein-coding sequences:
- a CDS encoding FemAB family XrtA/PEP-CTERM system-associated protein, with the protein product MKIIQCNRANGAEWDSFLYSRPTSSFYHLFGWKNIIESCLGHKIYYLAAVEDGRFHGVLPLVYIDSLLFGKILCSMPFLNFGGICAANPATEKALLDEAKHLVDRERMAYLELRNMVKLNEPLPTSEKKVSMTLSLNDDPDVIWNGFKSKQRNSIRRAYKNGLSVKNGGMELLDDFYLILSQSWRALGTPIYRRDFFARIISTFPDDTRIFVLYHDGHPIAAAFNGYFRDVVEGMWLGIDYRFQSLQPNYMLYWEMIKHGCKNGYRLFHLGRSSSESGGEFFKKKWNADTKQLYWQYYLGTSKNIPELNVHNPKFQLAIQLWRKLPLLLTKILGPPIAKNIP
- a CDS encoding DegT/DnrJ/EryC1/StrS family aminotransferase, which translates into the protein MRKLAPSGTPISQRDLFLWARSLFSRQTTLNRLAAEISKSFEIDQCFFFSTGRAAMVVLLESLTEMAPTTKSTVVIPSYTCYSVPSSIIKAGLQINVCDIDEKTLDYDYDKLEQMDFSRVLAVVSSNLYGIPNDLDRLERLSEEKDLFLLDDAAQSMGALSQTKRPAGTYGIAGLYSLDKGKVITSINGGIIVTRSSKLGAILQRKTRKIPPAPIPWCLVEILKMAIYSGFLSPRRYWIPAALPFVKLGITEYTTDYPVSGYNTMLVGIALSLFRQLEAINDKSIANAAYYQENLPSSEHLRLIQPPPMSKPIYLRYPLRITDNMRRKTILALLEKSGLGASGSYPGAIVDIYQLRDRLEIDGRDFRGGRRIAEQIVTLPTHALVEKLDQDRILNCIAKVLG
- a CDS encoding GNAT family N-acetyltransferase produces the protein MIEIISDRQTFISLGKQWNRLAEPFETPLLGHEWFLSSIKAFHQGDTLHVVLMREAEEIVAAAPLVLLQRNGIPRLELMGTAHLHEPCGLLYRDEEALTKLVNILIELKYPLVLERIDEEDFVLSVFKKNTTSKGLVFHRLVGPSPLISCDTSWVDFYSSISSRRRYDHRRARRRAEKVGELRFEICYPTRENYSQLLDQAFRIEGAGWKKRHGSALLSDQGLRQFYLEYCGYAAEKNMLRLFFLYINGQAAAMQICLDNAQRLWVLKIGYDEEWSFCSPGVLLMNFVIEHAFKKEKDYFEFLGSSESWLEVWANGRRDYLALAYYPFNLPGFLGFGSDLLRVGSNRLKKRLPQRLVCS
- a CDS encoding DUF362 domain-containing protein gives rise to the protein MFNRRSFLQKAAFLMAFAHIPLPAKAKAEKRTRPRIVRIHSAEASLPWDYQASAPWDHTVEPGNKAKVNRDQFRNDRYYNHINQKTVTTMLDQGIRHLTRTTNQRQAWLALLQNYQKGDTVTIKINLNNASYKEDVTTNRLDQSVQMVNALLDSLTSSLKISQGNITVADPSRWIHPRIFKDRCSFPDIHWVDSRSDNLWDPGEIIRFSEHQPIRPANKPQFPQEAAFHVARVYTETDHIINLCLLKNHGCGITGAMKNHFGAFPPPFAKYLHDGLGSKSYIADVCNTPSIKNKVRLNICEAIFGNWHNNVWCPRPWKTFAGGTPNSLFLGTDPVAFDSVLLQHIIDEVAFRGESVEQWVRDAVQDHGFLDIAMTSLHLGVHEHAPFNRIDYRQIEAV
- a CDS encoding XrtA system polysaccharide deacetylase: MIKNYLTIDVEDYFQVSAFEECVTHKGWESYPSRVENNTERILSLLEKHQVKGTFFILGWTAEKFPQLVKKISSKGHEIACHSYYHRLVYNLTPEEFRQDTRKAKDVLEQITGRPVLGYRAPSYSITKNSLWALHILRELGFYYSSSVFPVYHDRYGMPHAPRYPFLWNLDSTTPQIVDMKGETVREILDYFATEALSGIVNKTSSLLLEIPISTSLVFKKNLPVSGGGYFRLFPYWFTRRALQQINNKEKKPFIFYLHPWEVDPEQPRMANATPRSRFRHYLNLHRTYERLEKLLHDFSFTSIDIQRNGLESTSKTKSSNDVSPAAANTMCASRQAPPEIPPFQLFRRR
- a CDS encoding TIGR03013 family XrtA/PEP-CTERM system glycosyltransferase, with protein sequence MPYILKNYYSPRKLFFFFGEGVLIFLSVNFVHLFFSHYEPLPGSIYLYGYRAMVLTAVFILSFYFFDLYDLGEILSFPDVFSRFIQAFGIGCIILAFLYYFFPRVVIPSFIFWPSLAAVFISVCLWRYLYNHILNKKMFAQTVIVIGTGKLAQDIAYELEKRRDSGFKISHFIGSINPSFPLPPGIPVTAEADQLPSLCQKYGIERVVVAMDDRRGTTPIQQLMDCKFMGFPVEYGINFYEKLTGKILVEKVNPDWIIFSNDFKKSRFTLTSKLVFEIILAFAGLLVASPVLLFSAIIIKLESPGPVFYSQERVGLHGRIFKLIKLRSMRNDAEKNGPVWAMENDTRVTRFGQFIRKTRIDELPQMFNVLKGDMSFIGPRPERPVFVEKLNRSIPYYSLRHNVKPGISGWAQICYPYGASEKDALRKLEYDLYYIKYMSMQIDFWVIFQTIKTMLFQKGSR
- a CDS encoding GNAT family N-acetyltransferase → MRIRHITAIKEIPFGKDQWNELVSLSETNTVFQTHEWFMSWWLTFGSDNTLFLLILYDRERVAGIAPMMLSRKWKTRELRFVSDINADYCDFIVSSSEKEAMLSAVFDYLQKNNNLWDSIYLMNIPETSSTASLLRSIFLHHRLHAVASQVDCPVLKFGKDSADSRLKPSRTLKRHLNYFKKNGDLRFIIFKSLPIAEKSLDIFYTQHKRRWKNAGKPSLFNDGRYTLFYNELVRRAWPSGWLFFSCLQFNGQPISFHFGFDYSNKVIWYKPTFDIGFRNRSPGRILLQYLIQYCQDHNKLELDFTVGNEPFKEEYATDVRKNVNFWITRSKLMHNLVVIFLKAKQLKRRLANR
- a CDS encoding polysaccharide biosynthesis tyrosine autokinase — its product is MGKVSKALNKSQPQFSPEALPVDHTDQDRYNDQKFPHMIRENKVNTLNPNAPDLSRTVEDKIKNWDERLISSTRYVTGVAEGIRKLRSRILHTDSSRKIKSILILSSDPQEGKTFVCANLGISFARSREHQVLLVDCDLRRPSLHTMFGINREKGLADYLGGKINISGISDLEVSTGLSKLSIIPAGSPQENPAELLSSTKMPEIVDELSSRYHDGLVILDTPPFHSAAETLLLSKLVDKIVLVVRWGKSGRENIKKMVDTIGREKIIGTVFNAFEANVLDRKMQGVGYGNYYSEYY
- a CDS encoding glycosyltransferase family 2 protein gives rise to the protein MKVSVIIPTYNRAHFLVDAVESVLRQEYPDLEIIIVDDGSTDTTKALLARRYGKKIRYIYQENKGFAVARNKGVEVAAGEYIAFLDSDDIWKEHKLALQIGIMDQYRDIGFLFSDFTIVKTSGKEIHSGLQTWFKKEQNWEKILPQQLSFPSDGEKDGGASGGYRISCGNLYHSLLFAPYILPSTAVVRKSAIPSGVEHTAGDPFCADWNFFALLSQYHCKGALLHHETTLNRSHNDKVRSTLSTPLLEKLRFRLKAVETIWKKDNDFAREHGEDIRRVESDLLLGLAKQSFRLDRAADARRYLSKWKEQKVAKDRLTAVILHLLLKIPASNRMLNLLRQDTKEENNDRNHQ